TTGGAGGGGAAGTGGCATTGGTCCACTTTGACGCGTTGGGCAAAGATGGGAAGCTTATTAGTTGTTTCCTCGACTTTGCTCCACATCGAAGATGCTCGAGATTGGAGGACTTTGATGTGATTGGTTACTCGTACCCAGCTAATTGGGATTTTCATCTGATTAACCGCTTTCTAACGTGACTGCAAATGGTCTGGAGTTGGTGCAAGTGGCTGAATGTGTAGTCCATGATGGAAGATTGTAGTTGGTTATGCTTGTAACTGGTTCATGCTTTGTTTGAGATTGGAGTGGGTGTAGCGTATAATTAGTCTGCAAggcattttttgatttttctttctaatatgCTGACAATTTGCATTAATCAATTATGTTCCAAAATAGAAGTTTTGTTTCTTAATCTGCATATAAGTGTAGTTTGCATATAGGTGGCGGGAGCCATGCATGCTCTTCTTGCTGCATTTTTCTTCAATCTAGTCACTCCAATATGGTGAATGTGTCCTGCATCAGCAGTCATTTGTGCGtctctttgattttgtttgtttgtggtTATGGCATATTTACCTTCAGTAGGTCCTTTATTTTTCACTGTACATCTTCCACAGTGCTTCTTATATTTCTATATTATGATTCTTATGACTCTGGCAGGGGATAAACATTACTTTAATAAACAATGCTCTTACAGAAGCAGTTTAACGACAATGTCCACCACTGCATTAGGAAAGGGTGGTGGGTTGTTGGAGAGGCCAACCATAGAGACAACACCTGGTCGGGAGTCTGAATTTGATGTGAGGTATAGACACTGAAATGCCTTTGGAGCTTCTCCATAATCTAGAGCCCAGCTCATGTCTGTACCATTCCACAACAGAATAGTATCCTCACCATTTTCCTGTTAAATTGTCTAGCAATTTGCTGTCCTCGATCTCTGGGTTGAGCTATAGTCGCTATTGTATGGCAATTAATGGGTAGAAACTCCCCTGGCCTACTCTACTCTGCACCATTTAGACTATGGATCATTGGGTTTTCTGCCTAGTTGAATAAAGGACTGGGTGTTAGGACAAgtctttttatatttgattgcATCTGTGCTTGACCTGCACTGTGTATATGCCCTTGTTCATTCTCTGATGAAATACTAATTTTTGTTCAAGCATGACTTCCGCTTCTAGCATCATGGCTAAAGAAAGATGCAATGGTTCCCCTTTTTTTGTCGGAAAACAAAATGCAGTTGAAATTATGGGTGCTATTAAGGACACAGTACAATGAATAGAATACTGGGCGACTGTTATAAGCAAGCGGTATGGTGTCTCTGATGTCACTAACAAATGAGTGTGCAGTTTCTTtttcgtcttttctttttttccactcCCTCCTTTTGATGGATGAATTTAGAGCAGCTAGGATACGTGTAAACATCATGTTTGTATGTGTCTCAGAAAATCCAGGAAAACAGCCCCTCCATACCGTGTGATGTTGCACAACGATAATTTCAACAAGAGGGAGTATGTTGTCCAAGTTCTCATGAAGGTTATCCCTGGAATGACGCTAGATAATGCCGTGAACATCATGCAGGAGGCACATTACAATGGCCTCTCAGTCGTGATTATATGTACTCAAGCAGATGCAGAAGAGCACTGCATGCAGCTGAGAGGTAACGGGCTCCTGAGCTCCATTGAGCCAGCCAGTGGTGGATGCTGAAGTTAACAATGATGGTCCATTTCTCCATAGTGCTGTGTGTTGCAGTTGCAATCGGCATCTGAGTGTAGAGTCAACTCTTATGTATATAGTACATGGAAAACGCTCATATTAATCAAAATGCGACTCCCATATTTCAGAAATCATTATTAAGGTGTCTGATGTTCTCTCGAATGTGTCCCAGTTCCTCTTCAGAAAAACGGAATCCTGCTGCCCCCTGTGCTTTTGATTAAATTGGACGTGCGTGCTCCCTTGAAACTCAATGTTCCTGTCATATTTTTATGCATTTCAAGTTGTTGTTCGGTCCCAGTTCCTCTTGGCGTGCTTTTGATTAAATTGGAGTAATGTTCCTGTCATATTTTTATGCTGGTTGCTCTGGTTGTAGTTGTTTGAGAACTGAAATGCACCAGTTCATGTGAGC
The sequence above is drawn from the Eucalyptus grandis isolate ANBG69807.140 chromosome 11, ASM1654582v1, whole genome shotgun sequence genome and encodes:
- the LOC104426108 gene encoding ATP-dependent Clp protease adapter protein CLPS1, chloroplastic, with protein sequence METAICGRVALSPHHVFSKSGDKHYFNKQCSYRSSLTTMSTTALGKGGGLLERPTIETTPGRESEFDVRKSRKTAPPYRVMLHNDNFNKREYVVQVLMKVIPGMTLDNAVNIMQEAHYNGLSVVIICTQADAEEHCMQLRGNGLLSSIEPASGGC